A window of Rhizobium acidisoli contains these coding sequences:
- a CDS encoding metallophosphoesterase family protein: MKIIQITDTHFSPNKPHFNGNWAPLLSWIEATGADLIIHTGDLTVDGADKDEDITFSMDLMRQVSVPMLIVPGNHDVGHLKGSDQPVNPERLARWRSLAGDDRWLEDAAGWRFIGLNSLLLGHEDEEEEAQFEWLAKALEDRAGRRVALFAHKPLFVDAPDEGDTGYWSVRPAQRRRLYDLIAAHDVALFASGQLHWAWQGRFDNTQLTWGPSAAFIIDKMEREMPGERLIGAVVHEFDTSVESEIVAVPGMTAHVLDDVVLEVYPQAVKPREPVE; this comes from the coding sequence ATGAAAATCATTCAGATCACCGACACCCATTTCAGCCCGAACAAACCGCATTTCAACGGCAACTGGGCGCCGCTTCTGAGCTGGATCGAAGCGACCGGCGCCGATCTGATCATCCACACCGGCGATCTCACCGTCGACGGCGCCGACAAGGACGAGGACATCACCTTCTCGATGGATCTGATGCGCCAGGTGTCGGTCCCGATGCTGATCGTCCCCGGCAATCACGATGTCGGCCATCTCAAGGGATCGGACCAACCCGTCAATCCTGAGCGGCTGGCCCGCTGGCGCAGCCTTGCCGGTGACGATCGCTGGCTGGAGGATGCGGCCGGCTGGCGCTTCATCGGCTTGAATTCGCTGCTTCTCGGCCATGAGGACGAGGAAGAAGAGGCGCAGTTCGAATGGCTCGCCAAGGCGCTCGAAGACAGGGCAGGGCGGCGCGTGGCTCTCTTCGCGCACAAACCTCTCTTCGTCGATGCGCCCGATGAAGGCGATACCGGCTACTGGAGCGTTCGTCCGGCGCAGCGCCGGCGGCTTTATGATCTGATAGCAGCCCACGACGTGGCGCTGTTTGCCAGCGGCCAGCTTCACTGGGCCTGGCAGGGCCGCTTCGACAACACCCAGCTGACCTGGGGTCCGTCAGCCGCCTTCATCATTGACAAGATGGAGCGCGAGATGCCGGGCGAGCGCCTGATCGGCGCCGTCGTCCACGAGTTCGATACATCAGTCGAAAGCGAGATCGTCGCCGTTCCCGGCATGACCGCGCATGTGCTCGACGATGTCGTGCTCGAGGTCTATCCCCAGGCTGTCAAGCCGCGGGAACCCGTCGAATGA
- a CDS encoding ABC transporter ATP-binding protein, which produces MSALSLRGITKAFGGNQILNGVSLDVGAGEFIALVGPSGCGKSTLLRVLAGLDHADHGEILIGGRDMSGVAAADRNIAMVFQSYALYPHLTAAENIAVPLAMRRLSRTERLPFIGSLVPGQRATRAAIARDVREMATSLKIDHLLDRKPGQMSGGQRQRVALARAMVRRPSIFLMDEPLSNLDANLRVHARGEIVELHRRAGVPTLYVTHDQAEALSMADRVAVMMGGRLLQIASPEVIYDDPAHIEVARFIGQPRINLLPAFAEGGVVLCGGLRLTLENAPDRKRPVTLAIRPEFVFLAKSRHDGLAARIERVEFLGSEVILHCRLDAIGETIIAKVQPSEASGLAAGDAVGLRLSPGRTLIFAEDGSRLAGFVAGGDAGLSAADAGLAGTDTNADAERERAHG; this is translated from the coding sequence ATGAGCGCGCTCTCGCTTCGCGGCATCACCAAGGCCTTCGGCGGCAACCAGATCCTCAATGGCGTCAGCCTCGATGTCGGCGCCGGCGAATTCATCGCGCTGGTCGGCCCTTCCGGCTGCGGCAAGAGCACGCTGCTGCGCGTCCTGGCCGGCCTCGACCATGCCGATCATGGCGAAATCCTGATCGGCGGACGGGATATGTCCGGCGTCGCGGCTGCCGACCGCAACATTGCCATGGTCTTTCAGTCCTACGCGCTCTATCCGCATCTGACGGCCGCTGAAAATATCGCCGTGCCGCTGGCGATGCGGCGGCTGTCGAGAACAGAGCGGCTGCCTTTTATCGGATCGCTGGTTCCAGGTCAGCGTGCTACCCGCGCGGCGATCGCCCGCGATGTCAGGGAAATGGCGACATCGCTGAAGATCGACCATCTACTCGACCGCAAGCCCGGCCAGATGTCGGGCGGTCAGCGCCAGCGCGTGGCGCTCGCCCGCGCCATGGTGCGCCGGCCGAGCATCTTCCTGATGGACGAGCCGCTGTCCAACCTCGACGCCAACCTGCGTGTCCACGCCCGCGGCGAGATCGTCGAACTGCATCGCCGCGCCGGCGTGCCGACGCTCTATGTCACCCATGACCAGGCGGAAGCGCTGTCGATGGCCGACCGTGTCGCCGTGATGATGGGCGGCCGATTGCTGCAGATCGCAAGTCCTGAGGTCATCTACGACGATCCGGCCCATATCGAGGTCGCCCGCTTCATCGGCCAGCCGCGCATCAACCTGCTTCCGGCCTTTGCCGAAGGCGGCGTCGTTCTCTGCGGCGGCCTGCGGCTGACGCTGGAAAATGCGCCTGACAGGAAGAGGCCGGTGACGCTCGCCATTCGCCCGGAATTCGTCTTTCTCGCCAAGAGCCGGCATGACGGCCTTGCCGCCCGGATCGAACGCGTCGAATTTCTGGGGTCCGAAGTCATCCTCCATTGCCGGCTCGACGCGATCGGCGAGACTATCATCGCCAAGGTACAGCCGTCCGAAGCCTCCGGGCTTGCAGCCGGGGATGCCGTGGGGCTGCGATTGTCGCCTGGCCGCACGCTGATCTTTGCCGAGGACGGCAGCCGGCTGGCCGGCTTTGTCGCCGGTGGCGATGCCGGGCTCAGCGCCGCTGATGCCGGGCTCGCCGGTACCGATACCAATGCCGATGCCGAGCGGGAGAGGGCGCATGGCTAG
- a CDS encoding carbohydrate ABC transporter permease produces MASVASLAIPGHSAIAHRRSEARIAWMLVLPAITLLFLFVLLPVAAVVVLGFTDFELGYGKFRFVGFENYAHLITDRTFRKSLWNTTVYTAIVAPVSILLGLGIAMLIESETAARSFFRTAYFLPVASLIVAMATVWQYMFHPTIGPLNALLALAGLPGPNWLGSSGTVLYSLSIIGVWQSAGFNMVLFLAGLTAIPRELYAAAEVDGARSSLDRFLLVTWPMLGPTTLFVITISITNAVKVFETVKTLTEGGPNKASEVLLFTIYQEGFVYLRVGYASAMTVVFLLILVVLMFLQYRLLDRRVHYT; encoded by the coding sequence ATGGCTAGCGTCGCCTCCCTGGCCATCCCTGGTCATTCCGCCATTGCCCATCGCCGCAGCGAGGCGCGCATCGCCTGGATGCTGGTGCTGCCGGCGATAACGCTGCTGTTTCTCTTCGTACTGTTGCCGGTCGCGGCTGTCGTGGTGCTCGGCTTTACCGATTTCGAACTCGGCTACGGCAAGTTCCGTTTCGTCGGCTTCGAAAACTACGCTCACCTGATCACCGACCGCACATTTCGCAAGTCGCTGTGGAATACCACGGTCTATACGGCGATCGTGGCGCCGGTCTCGATCCTGCTCGGTCTCGGCATCGCCATGCTGATCGAAAGCGAGACCGCCGCCCGCAGCTTCTTCCGCACCGCCTATTTCCTGCCGGTCGCCTCGCTGATCGTCGCCATGGCGACCGTCTGGCAATATATGTTCCACCCGACGATCGGCCCGCTCAATGCGCTGCTGGCGCTTGCCGGATTGCCGGGTCCGAACTGGCTGGGAAGCTCCGGCACAGTGCTCTACAGCCTGTCGATCATCGGCGTCTGGCAATCCGCCGGCTTCAACATGGTGCTCTTTCTCGCCGGGCTGACGGCGATTCCGCGCGAGCTTTACGCCGCAGCCGAAGTGGACGGCGCCAGATCCTCGCTCGACCGCTTCCTGCTGGTGACCTGGCCGATGCTCGGGCCGACGACGCTCTTCGTCATCACCATCAGCATCACCAATGCGGTCAAGGTCTTCGAGACGGTGAAGACGCTGACCGAGGGCGGCCCGAACAAGGCATCCGAGGTGCTGCTCTTTACGATCTACCAGGAGGGCTTCGTCTACCTGCGCGTCGGGTATGCCTCGGCGATGACCGTAGTGTTCCTGCTGATCCTCGTGGTGCTGATGTTCCTGCAGTACCGCCTTCTCGACCGCCGGGTGCATTACACATGA
- a CDS encoding carbohydrate ABC transporter permease, which translates to MMTSAFSLGRVIRLSLLSLGAIIFLAPYIFMISAAGKTQSDIFTSSLSLIPAHLAYAENFAKALSRVPMARLLWNGVVVCGLIFFFQVLVAIPCAYAMAKLRFGAARAMMVLVMLGLLVPIHATALPLYVAFDRASLLNSYAALVAPFTISVFAIFMFLQFFRAMPDDLIHAARLDGMSELGIVARVIVPNAWPAVTAFAIFSVVAHWNDLYWSLIVISKQDYATPPLGLMYFRAAEAGDDYGALMAATLIITLPLVAAFLLAQKRFVEGITMTGLKG; encoded by the coding sequence ATGATGACGAGCGCCTTTTCCCTCGGCAGGGTCATCCGCCTGAGCCTGCTTTCCCTTGGGGCGATCATCTTCCTCGCGCCTTACATCTTCATGATCTCGGCGGCCGGCAAGACGCAGAGCGACATCTTCACCTCGTCGCTGTCGCTGATCCCGGCGCATCTCGCCTATGCCGAGAATTTCGCCAAGGCCTTGAGCCGGGTGCCGATGGCGCGGCTCCTGTGGAACGGCGTCGTCGTCTGCGGGCTGATCTTCTTCTTCCAGGTGCTGGTGGCGATCCCTTGCGCCTACGCCATGGCCAAGCTGCGTTTCGGCGCGGCGCGGGCCATGATGGTGCTGGTCATGCTCGGCCTTCTCGTGCCGATCCATGCGACGGCGCTACCGCTCTATGTCGCCTTCGACCGCGCCTCGCTGCTCAACAGCTATGCCGCTCTTGTCGCGCCCTTTACCATTTCGGTCTTCGCGATCTTCATGTTCCTGCAGTTCTTCCGCGCCATGCCCGACGATCTCATTCATGCCGCCCGTCTCGACGGCATGTCGGAGCTCGGCATCGTCGCCCGTGTCATAGTGCCGAATGCCTGGCCCGCGGTCACCGCCTTCGCTATCTTCTCGGTGGTCGCCCATTGGAACGATCTCTACTGGTCGCTGATCGTCATCAGCAAGCAGGACTATGCCACGCCGCCGCTCGGGCTGATGTATTTCCGCGCCGCCGAGGCCGGCGACGACTACGGCGCGCTGATGGCGGCGACCCTGATCATTACCCTTCCTCTCGTCGCCGCCTTCCTGCTTGCGCAGAAGCGTTTCGTCGAAGGCATCACCATGACCGGTCTCAAAGGCTGA
- a CDS encoding ABC transporter substrate-binding protein has protein sequence MKHITQLLAAAAVSMAIALPAHAETTLTVHYPMPGFFKDVMDTISKKFMAENPDIKIQFASPSATYEEGIQTILRQVGTSEMPDITFIGLNRLRMLDERDVAVDLGPFVKKDGNMAEQGFSDTILKLAQVKGKQVGLAFATSNPIMYYNADLVKAAGGNPDNPPKTWDEVIALGGKIKALGNGVDGIDFRWQGDDWMFSALLFGAGGRMLSDDESKVAFNGPEGKKAVEVLHRLVTEGGMPVFTKPAGEQAFAAGKVGFEFQTTGALRNTIKNVGDKFDLRTAKIPLIDPVNGRLPTGGNAVVILTHDAAKQDAAWKFAKFAAGPYGASVVVPGTGYVPNNELAAKSPEYLGDFYKQNPLFRAGLSQMPVMIPWYAFPGSNGVKVTQTIVDNLSRIVDQSAEPKEALDDAAADVEGMLPRS, from the coding sequence ATGAAACATATCACCCAGCTTCTCGCCGCAGCGGCCGTATCGATGGCAATCGCGCTTCCCGCGCATGCCGAGACGACGCTGACGGTTCACTACCCGATGCCGGGCTTCTTCAAGGACGTGATGGACACGATCTCGAAGAAGTTCATGGCTGAAAATCCCGATATCAAGATCCAGTTCGCCAGCCCCTCGGCAACCTATGAAGAAGGCATCCAGACGATCCTTCGCCAGGTCGGCACCAGCGAAATGCCCGACATCACCTTCATCGGCCTGAACCGCTTGCGCATGCTCGACGAACGCGACGTTGCCGTCGACCTCGGCCCGTTCGTCAAGAAAGACGGCAACATGGCCGAGCAGGGCTTCTCCGACACGATCCTCAAACTTGCCCAGGTCAAGGGCAAGCAAGTGGGCCTCGCTTTCGCGACCTCCAATCCGATCATGTATTACAACGCCGATCTCGTGAAGGCGGCCGGCGGCAATCCCGACAATCCGCCGAAGACCTGGGACGAGGTCATCGCGCTCGGCGGCAAGATCAAGGCGCTCGGCAACGGCGTCGACGGCATCGATTTCCGCTGGCAGGGCGACGACTGGATGTTCTCGGCACTGCTCTTCGGCGCCGGCGGCAGGATGCTGAGCGATGATGAGAGCAAGGTCGCCTTCAATGGTCCAGAAGGCAAGAAGGCCGTCGAGGTCCTGCATCGTTTGGTCACCGAGGGCGGCATGCCGGTCTTCACCAAGCCTGCCGGCGAACAGGCTTTCGCAGCCGGCAAGGTCGGTTTCGAATTCCAGACGACTGGCGCGCTGCGCAACACGATCAAGAATGTCGGCGACAAATTCGATCTGCGCACGGCCAAGATCCCGCTGATCGATCCGGTCAACGGCCGTCTTCCCACCGGCGGCAACGCCGTCGTCATCCTGACGCATGACGCCGCCAAGCAGGATGCTGCCTGGAAGTTCGCCAAATTCGCCGCCGGCCCTTACGGCGCTTCCGTCGTCGTACCCGGCACCGGTTACGTCCCGAACAACGAGCTTGCCGCCAAGTCGCCTGAATATCTCGGTGATTTCTACAAGCAGAACCCGCTGTTCCGGGCAGGCCTCAGCCAGATGCCGGTGATGATCCCGTGGTATGCCTTTCCCGGCTCCAACGGCGTCAAGGTCACCCAGACGATCGTCGACAATCTCTCGCGCATCGTCGACCAGTCGGCCGAGCCGAAGGAAGCGCTCGACGACGCGGCCGCCGATGTCGAGGGCATGCTGCCGCGCAGCTGA
- a CDS encoding substrate-binding domain-containing protein, producing the protein MATLQQVAFRAGCSLATASRVLNRDGPASDLMVRKVRRAAAELGYRPAGLSAGRLGRRPVVGVLIPSITNPVFASSLSSIQNRMLVAGHGVLIAQSNYDPAREADAVAALLIDRPTGLILTVCDPSTSEALLARLPPTVLLNNLPTAQFPAAVTADNRGAGREIATFLIGMGHRRILFLSGNFAASDRARLRYRGYLDAMAENGLSPLDTVQIPFVGGYDQIDLGTAMTALAPTAIIASNDLLALGVIGALKREGLSVPGDVSVAGFDGIAIGRLIDPPLTTIEMPDASMGATAASLLLDMAENAAPARHLDVAYALRRGGTVRAIRDA; encoded by the coding sequence ATGGCTACATTGCAGCAGGTCGCTTTCCGGGCCGGATGTTCGCTGGCAACAGCAAGCCGGGTTCTCAACCGTGACGGACCGGCGAGCGACCTGATGGTGCGCAAGGTACGCCGCGCCGCCGCAGAACTCGGCTATCGCCCGGCCGGCCTTTCCGCCGGGCGACTCGGGCGCCGGCCGGTGGTCGGCGTACTGATTCCGAGCATCACCAATCCTGTGTTTGCCTCGTCGCTGTCGAGCATCCAGAACCGCATGCTGGTCGCCGGCCACGGCGTCTTGATCGCCCAGTCGAATTACGATCCGGCACGCGAGGCTGACGCCGTCGCCGCCCTGCTCATCGACCGGCCGACCGGGCTGATCCTCACCGTCTGCGATCCGTCGACCAGCGAGGCGCTGCTGGCCAGGCTGCCGCCGACCGTGCTGCTCAACAACCTGCCGACGGCGCAATTTCCGGCGGCCGTCACCGCCGACAATCGCGGCGCGGGCCGCGAGATCGCCACCTTCCTGATCGGCATGGGCCATCGTCGCATTCTCTTCCTCTCCGGCAATTTCGCCGCTTCCGACCGCGCCCGCCTGCGCTACCGCGGTTATCTCGACGCCATGGCCGAGAACGGGCTGTCACCGCTCGACACCGTGCAGATCCCCTTCGTCGGCGGCTACGACCAGATCGACCTCGGCACTGCGATGACCGCGCTTGCGCCGACGGCGATCATCGCCTCCAACGACCTTCTGGCGCTCGGCGTCATCGGCGCGCTGAAGCGCGAGGGGCTTTCGGTGCCGGGGGATGTGTCGGTCGCCGGCTTCGACGGCATCGCCATCGGCCGGCTGATCGATCCGCCGCTGACGACAATCGAAATGCCGGATGCCAGCATGGGGGCGACGGCCGCCTCGCTGCTGCTCGACATGGCGGAGAACGCTGCCCCTGCCCGCCATCTTGATGTCGCCTATGCACTGCGCCGCGGTGGCACGGTGCGGGCCATCCGAGACGCTTGA
- a CDS encoding M16 family metallopeptidase, which yields MSHKIKCSAAWRFFATVALVASFASSAYADTSSTSWPQTQSDLQADTNVHFGTLANGMRFAIMRNATPPGQAAIRFRIGSGSLEENDNQQGLAHFLEHMAFKGSTHVAEGEIIRILQRKGLAFGPDTNAHTSYDETVYALDLPEVDADTVSTGLMLMRETASELTLDAGAFDRERGVILSEERLRDTPQYRAGLGIMNSLLAGRRATIRVPIGKTDIISNAPVDLVRDYYRANYRPDRATLMVVGDIDPAAMEAQIRQHFGDWKAVGPTPTKPDLGTLETKGESADVLAVPGGMTSIQIAWTRPNDAAPDTFAKRRMQLIEDLGLLVLKRRVSTIASKADAPFISAVAGSQDLLDSAHIVLIVANSEPDKWQAALTAIDQEQRRIQEFGVAQAELDREILEYRSFLQAAAAGAATRTTTDIASILASSVDDNQVFTSPAEDLSLFETITKGVTAAEVNQALRHAFSGNGPQVVLQTAQSPQGGADAVRQAYDASKAITVSASSGAADVAWPYTHFGEPGTVVERRAVDDLGVTMVRFSNGVRLTVKPTKLRANEVLVREDIGRGRLDLPQDHPAPIWASPAVALSGVKAMDYQDIQKALTANIVGIDFSVGDSSFSFDGRTRTEDLATQLQLMTAYTADPAYRPEAFKRVQQAYLSGLDQYQATPGGVVSRDFGGLVHSGDPRWTFPDRAALSAAKPDDFEAQFRPMVSNGPIDITIVGDVTVDDAIRMTAETFGALPPRPEAAPSKDWGDVRFPAANKTPVLLTHSGRADNAAAAFGAPIGDLLSDLPRSFTANIATQIFQNRLIDQFRIAEGASYVLEGDANLSREIPGYGYAFFYVETEPAKIGRFYALADDIANDLRSHDVSPDEFARAREPIIETLKHQRQSNEYWIESLRGAQTDPRRLERIRNSLSGYAKVTAGDIRAFAGSYFSPENFWKFEVLPAAVR from the coding sequence ATGTCTCATAAAATCAAATGCTCCGCTGCCTGGCGGTTTTTCGCGACGGTCGCCCTGGTCGCAAGCTTCGCGTCGTCGGCCTATGCGGACACTTCGTCGACGTCCTGGCCACAAACGCAAAGCGACCTCCAAGCCGACACCAACGTCCATTTCGGCACGCTCGCCAATGGAATGCGGTTTGCGATCATGCGCAATGCCACGCCACCCGGGCAGGCAGCGATCCGCTTTCGCATCGGCTCCGGCTCACTTGAGGAAAACGACAACCAGCAGGGCCTGGCGCATTTTCTGGAGCACATGGCCTTCAAGGGTTCGACGCATGTCGCCGAAGGGGAGATTATCCGTATCCTGCAGCGCAAGGGCCTGGCCTTTGGGCCTGATACCAACGCCCACACTTCTTACGACGAGACTGTCTATGCGCTCGATCTTCCCGAGGTCGATGCCGACACGGTTTCGACGGGCTTGATGCTGATGCGGGAGACGGCAAGCGAACTGACCCTCGATGCCGGCGCCTTCGATCGCGAACGCGGCGTCATCCTGTCGGAGGAGCGGCTGCGCGACACGCCGCAATATCGCGCAGGGCTCGGAATCATGAATTCCTTGCTTGCCGGCCGCCGCGCCACCATCCGCGTGCCGATCGGCAAAACCGACATCATCAGCAATGCGCCTGTGGACCTCGTGCGTGATTATTACCGGGCCAATTACCGGCCCGATCGGGCAACGCTGATGGTGGTGGGCGATATCGATCCGGCCGCCATGGAGGCCCAAATCCGGCAGCACTTCGGCGATTGGAAGGCCGTGGGTCCGACACCGACAAAACCGGATCTGGGCACACTGGAGACGAAAGGCGAAAGCGCCGACGTCCTCGCTGTTCCCGGCGGCATGACCAGCATCCAGATTGCCTGGACGCGTCCTAATGACGCCGCGCCTGACACATTTGCCAAGCGCCGCATGCAGCTTATCGAAGATCTCGGCCTGTTGGTGCTCAAACGCCGGGTGAGCACCATCGCCAGCAAGGCGGATGCCCCTTTCATCAGTGCGGTTGCCGGCTCCCAGGATCTTCTCGATTCCGCGCATATCGTCCTGATCGTGGCGAATTCCGAGCCGGATAAATGGCAGGCGGCGCTCACGGCCATCGACCAGGAACAGCGGCGTATCCAGGAGTTCGGCGTTGCGCAGGCTGAACTCGATCGTGAAATCCTCGAATATCGCTCGTTCCTCCAGGCTGCCGCGGCCGGAGCCGCGACGCGCACGACCACCGACATCGCTTCCATACTGGCCAGCAGCGTCGATGACAATCAGGTCTTCACGTCGCCCGCCGAAGACCTTTCGCTGTTCGAGACGATCACGAAGGGCGTCACGGCGGCCGAGGTCAATCAGGCGCTGCGGCATGCCTTCTCCGGCAACGGTCCGCAGGTCGTGCTGCAGACCGCCCAATCACCCCAGGGCGGAGCCGACGCGGTTCGGCAAGCCTATGATGCGTCAAAGGCTATAACCGTCTCGGCATCATCCGGTGCAGCCGACGTCGCCTGGCCCTACACCCATTTCGGCGAGCCGGGAACCGTGGTCGAACGCCGCGCCGTCGACGACCTCGGCGTGACTATGGTGCGCTTTTCCAACGGCGTCCGGCTTACGGTCAAGCCGACCAAGCTGCGCGCCAACGAAGTGCTGGTGCGCGAAGATATCGGCCGCGGCCGGCTAGACCTGCCGCAAGACCATCCCGCCCCGATCTGGGCGTCTCCGGCTGTCGCGCTGTCCGGCGTCAAGGCCATGGATTACCAGGATATCCAGAAAGCGCTGACGGCGAACATCGTCGGCATCGACTTCTCGGTCGGCGACAGTTCCTTCAGTTTCGACGGTCGCACGCGGACTGAAGATCTTGCGACGCAATTGCAGCTGATGACGGCATACACCGCCGATCCCGCGTACCGCCCGGAGGCATTCAAGCGGGTGCAGCAGGCCTATTTGAGCGGCCTCGATCAGTATCAGGCGACCCCCGGCGGCGTTGTCAGTCGCGATTTCGGAGGTCTCGTGCATTCCGGCGATCCGCGCTGGACCTTCCCCGATCGCGCTGCCTTGTCCGCCGCCAAGCCGGACGATTTCGAGGCGCAGTTCCGGCCTATGGTTTCCAACGGCCCGATCGATATCACCATCGTCGGCGACGTCACGGTGGATGACGCGATCCGGATGACAGCTGAAACCTTTGGCGCTTTGCCGCCGCGGCCGGAGGCCGCGCCGAGCAAGGATTGGGGTGACGTGCGTTTTCCGGCGGCGAACAAGACGCCCGTCTTGCTGACCCATAGCGGCAGGGCGGATAACGCGGCCGCCGCCTTCGGGGCCCCGATCGGCGATTTGCTCTCCGATCTGCCGCGGTCCTTCACCGCCAATATCGCCACCCAGATTTTCCAGAACAGGCTGATCGACCAGTTTCGTATTGCGGAAGGCGCAAGCTACGTCCTGGAGGGTGACGCGAACCTGTCACGGGAAATCCCCGGCTATGGCTACGCATTTTTCTACGTCGAGACGGAGCCGGCAAAGATCGGGCGTTTCTATGCACTTGCCGACGACATCGCTAATGACCTGCGGTCGCATGATGTCTCCCCGGACGAGTTCGCGCGCGCCCGGGAACCGATCATCGAGACACTGAAGCATCAGCGGCAGAGCAACGAATATTGGATCGAATCTCTGCGGGGCGCTCAGACGGATCCGCGTCGTTTGGAGCGGATTCGCAACAGTCTCAGCGGCTACGCCAAGGTCACCGCCGGGGATATTCGCGCGTTTGCCGGGAGCTATTTCAGCCCGGAGAACTTCTGGAAATTCGAAGTGCTGCCGGCGGCGGTAAGATAG
- a CDS encoding MFS transporter has product MSAENILSPREVRILWAAMAGIIATVTVFAVAQGLTYPLLSFILERQGTTSVLIGLSAAMTPLGFIVSAPFIPALSRYLGGARLAILCSILAALTLMAIGLMQNVWAWMPLRYLLGVFANPLYVISETWLISITPAPRRGRIMGLYSSIVSAGFAIGPLSLGFTGTEGWPPFMIGITAFLACGFIVLAVAPRVPKISSDGEATSLGSFFALAPLLLFAVFMAAAFEQILLSLFAVYGAALGSAEERIAALITCFIAGNAMMQILLGRVAERLGSTGTMSFCVLACLAGCLLLPLVFNAWLIWPLVFVWGGVSFGIYTMSLIQLGERFTGQALIAGNAAFALAWGIGGMAGSPAAGLAMQLVGHQGLPMSLGLLSFILALVLIAGRRRG; this is encoded by the coding sequence ATGAGCGCCGAAAACATCCTATCACCGAGGGAGGTCCGTATCCTATGGGCGGCGATGGCGGGGATCATCGCGACCGTTACGGTATTCGCCGTGGCGCAGGGGCTGACCTATCCGCTGCTGAGCTTCATCCTGGAGCGGCAGGGAACGACATCCGTCCTGATCGGCCTGTCGGCGGCGATGACGCCGCTGGGCTTCATTGTATCGGCGCCCTTCATTCCGGCGCTCTCGCGGTACCTCGGCGGAGCGCGGCTGGCCATTCTGTGTTCGATCCTGGCCGCCCTCACCCTGATGGCGATTGGCTTGATGCAGAATGTTTGGGCCTGGATGCCACTGCGCTATCTGCTCGGCGTCTTCGCCAATCCGCTCTATGTGATCAGCGAGACCTGGCTGATCTCGATCACGCCGGCGCCGCGGCGCGGCCGCATCATGGGCCTATATTCGTCGATCGTTTCGGCTGGCTTCGCCATCGGCCCGCTGTCGCTCGGCTTCACCGGCACGGAGGGCTGGCCGCCCTTCATGATCGGCATCACGGCCTTCCTCGCCTGCGGCTTCATCGTGCTGGCGGTCGCACCACGCGTGCCAAAGATCTCAAGCGATGGCGAGGCAACATCGCTCGGCAGCTTCTTCGCACTGGCGCCGCTGCTGTTGTTTGCTGTTTTCATGGCTGCCGCCTTCGAGCAGATCCTGCTTTCCCTATTCGCGGTCTATGGCGCGGCCCTCGGCAGCGCCGAAGAACGGATCGCAGCGCTCATCACCTGTTTCATTGCCGGCAATGCCATGATGCAGATCCTGCTCGGCCGCGTGGCCGAACGGCTTGGCTCGACAGGGACCATGTCATTCTGCGTCCTGGCTTGCCTTGCCGGCTGCCTGCTGCTGCCGCTGGTCTTCAACGCATGGCTGATCTGGCCACTGGTTTTCGTCTGGGGCGGCGTCTCGTTCGGGATCTACACCATGTCGCTGATCCAGCTCGGCGAGCGTTTCACCGGCCAGGCCCTGATCGCCGGCAATGCGGCCTTCGCCTTGGCGTGGGGCATCGGCGGGATGGCGGGCTCGCCCGCGGCGGGATTGGCGATGCAGCTGGTCGGACACCAAGGGCTGCCGATGTCGCTTGGCCTGCTCAGCTTTATCCTGGCGCTGGTTCTGATCGCCGGGAGACGGCGGGGCTGA